From Planococcus halocryophilus, the proteins below share one genomic window:
- a CDS encoding YneF family protein, with the protein MDTWIWIVIVIVALLAGVALGFYIARRYMMKYLQDNPPINEEMLRIMMMQMGQKPSQKKINQMMSQMNKASTKPEKKVKK; encoded by the coding sequence ATGGATACATGGATCTGGATCGTAATCGTTATCGTGGCTTTACTCGCAGGTGTTGCACTAGGATTCTATATCGCTCGTCGATATATGATGAAATATTTGCAAGATAACCCACCAATCAATGAAGAAATGCTGCGAATCATGATGATGCAAATGGGACAAAAACCGTCTCAGAAAAAAATCAATCAAATGATGTCTCAAATGAATAAAGCATCAACTAAACCAGAAAAAAAAGTTAAAAAATAA
- a CDS encoding acetyl-CoA C-acetyltransferase — MSQEIVIVSAVRTAVGSFQGSLKDVPATKLGEIVIKEVLKRASIQPDQVSEVIMGNVLQAGLGQNPARQASINAGLPETVPAMTINKVCGSGLKSIQLAYQAIYAGDAEIVVAGGMENMSRAPYLMENARSGFRMGDQKIVDSMLVDGLTCAFNDYHMGVTAENLCSRYDITREEQDKFAARSQARASAAIESGRFDDEIVPVEIPQRKGDPIIFKTDEYVKSSSNEDKLAKLRPAFKKDGSVTAGNSSGINDGAAAVVVMSKAKAEELGLTPLATIVSSGTAGVDPAIMGIGPVQAVKNALAKANMSLGDIELIEANEAFAAQSISVDRELEFNHDILNVNGGAIAIGHPIGASGTRIFVTLLHEMIKRDAKTGLATLCIGGGQGIATVIKRS, encoded by the coding sequence ATGTCACAAGAAATCGTTATTGTAAGCGCTGTCCGAACAGCGGTAGGTTCATTTCAAGGGTCTCTTAAAGATGTCCCAGCTACAAAATTAGGGGAAATCGTTATTAAAGAGGTACTAAAGCGTGCAAGCATTCAACCAGACCAGGTATCAGAAGTGATTATGGGAAATGTACTCCAAGCAGGACTTGGTCAAAACCCGGCTCGTCAAGCGTCGATTAATGCAGGTCTACCGGAAACTGTCCCAGCAATGACCATCAATAAAGTGTGTGGCTCTGGATTAAAGTCCATTCAATTAGCGTATCAAGCAATTTATGCAGGGGATGCAGAAATTGTAGTAGCTGGCGGTATGGAAAACATGAGCCGTGCGCCTTATTTAATGGAAAATGCGCGCAGCGGTTTCCGCATGGGAGATCAAAAAATAGTCGACAGCATGCTTGTTGATGGATTGACATGTGCGTTCAATGACTATCACATGGGCGTTACAGCAGAAAATTTGTGTAGCCGATATGATATTACACGAGAAGAACAAGATAAGTTTGCAGCGCGTTCACAGGCACGTGCATCAGCTGCAATTGAATCAGGTCGCTTTGATGATGAAATCGTACCGGTGGAAATTCCGCAACGTAAAGGCGATCCGATCATCTTTAAAACAGATGAGTACGTGAAGAGTAGCTCGAACGAAGATAAATTAGCCAAGTTGCGCCCAGCGTTCAAAAAAGATGGTAGTGTAACGGCGGGGAACTCATCGGGCATTAACGACGGCGCAGCAGCAGTTGTTGTGATGTCGAAAGCAAAAGCAGAGGAACTGGGATTAACACCGCTTGCGACAATCGTATCAAGTGGAACAGCAGGAGTGGATCCAGCTATTATGGGGATTGGTCCTGTACAAGCAGTGAAAAATGCGTTGGCTAAAGCGAATATGTCACTAGGTGATATTGAGTTGATCGAAGCGAACGAGGCATTTGCGGCTCAGTCAATTTCAGTTGACCGTGAACTAGAATTTAACCATGATATTTTAAATGTTAATGGTGGAGCGATTGCGATTGGTCATCCGATTGGTGCAAGTGGTACACGCATCTTTGTTACGTTATTGCACGAAATGATTAAACGTGATGCGAAAACAGGTCTTGCGACTTTATGCATTGGTGGCGGCCAAGGAATCGCAACAGTCATTAAACGTTCTTAA
- a CDS encoding hydroxymethylglutaryl-CoA lyase, whose product MFSLPKNATIIEVGPRDGLQNEGKLVQTEDKLQFISALQKAGFQEMELTSFVSPKWVPQMADSKDIVAGTEKMGRQFVLTPNERGINAALESGAQSLAVFVGVSNTFNQKNINKTTQESMAALKPLVLDLKKQNVFVRACISTAFYCPFEGAISPEATIDLCREFVDWGIDELSVADTIGMASPKESYDLFTKLINEFPEVLMTAHFHDTRRMALANIVSALQAGVTRFDTSAGGLGGCPFAPGATGNVATEDVVNMLHRMDIQTGIDIDLLCTAIEKIEPYVTNPVTTGMYTLYKNRL is encoded by the coding sequence ATGTTCAGTTTACCAAAAAATGCAACGATTATCGAGGTTGGGCCACGAGATGGTCTTCAAAACGAAGGGAAACTTGTTCAAACAGAGGATAAACTTCAATTTATTAGCGCTTTACAAAAAGCAGGATTCCAAGAAATGGAGCTAACTTCATTTGTTTCTCCAAAATGGGTACCTCAAATGGCAGATTCTAAAGATATCGTTGCCGGCACAGAAAAGATGGGTCGCCAGTTTGTCTTAACGCCAAACGAGCGTGGCATTAATGCCGCTCTAGAATCCGGCGCACAATCACTTGCTGTTTTTGTAGGCGTTTCTAATACATTCAATCAAAAAAATATTAATAAAACGACACAAGAAAGTATGGCCGCCTTAAAGCCGCTTGTTCTTGATTTGAAAAAACAAAATGTTTTTGTTCGCGCTTGCATTTCTACGGCATTTTACTGTCCTTTTGAAGGCGCTATTTCGCCTGAAGCGACAATTGATCTTTGTCGTGAATTTGTCGATTGGGGTATCGACGAATTGAGTGTGGCAGACACCATTGGGATGGCTAGTCCAAAAGAAAGTTATGACTTATTTACAAAACTCATTAATGAATTTCCAGAAGTGCTGATGACCGCTCATTTTCACGATACACGAAGAATGGCTTTAGCTAATATCGTTTCAGCCTTGCAAGCAGGCGTTACCCGTTTTGATACCTCTGCAGGTGGTTTAGGCGGTTGTCCTTTTGCTCCGGGAGCAACAGGCAATGTGGCGACGGAAGATGTTGTTAATATGCTTCACCGGATGGATATCCAAACGGGCATTGATATAGACCTTCTTTGTACAGCTATCGAAAAAATAGAACCGTATGTGACAAATCCGGTTACAACCGGCATGTACACGTTATACAAAAATCGACTTTAA
- a CDS encoding DUF3886 domain-containing protein: MAKRKEETNGLFSEDMLSKLKETKKELLKEEQKLEEEKESQRLFERKEREKNLSFAELLERHGDKGNKF, encoded by the coding sequence GTGGCTAAAAGAAAAGAAGAAACTAACGGTTTATTTTCAGAAGACATGTTGTCGAAGTTGAAAGAAACAAAAAAAGAACTACTTAAAGAAGAGCAAAAGTTAGAAGAAGAAAAAGAATCACAGCGCTTATTCGAGCGCAAGGAACGTGAGAAGAATTTGTCGTTCGCAGAATTGCTAGAGCGTCACGGGGATAAAGGAAATAAGTTTTAA
- a CDS encoding alpha/beta hydrolase — protein sequence MKKGLIWTSAIVSSVLTASATVVGIIASNRIMYVKKKDDQLILEREITAKRYDEVWYANVPKSEQWIESENGYPIKAIFLEPHDTNRYVIICHGVTESKVNSFRFARMFEHLGFNSVVYDHRRHGDSGGKTTSFGHFEKLDLKAVVKALQLHVGPDLFFGIHGESMGAATTLLYGGMEDTADFYISDCAYSDISEQILHVMRTTTPLRTTLALRLASLFMKMRDGYSIATVSPRETVKNIKNPVLFIHSINDDFVLPKMSEELFALKQGPKELKLFSEGAHAQSFNKNPEEYEETVAEFLMKFGLLTPKLEDILVSPLNTLSSHKI from the coding sequence ATGAAGAAAGGATTAATCTGGACTTCAGCAATTGTTTCTAGTGTTTTAACAGCATCTGCAACTGTCGTAGGAATCATCGCCAGTAATCGGATTATGTATGTAAAGAAAAAAGATGATCAATTAATTTTGGAAAGAGAAATCACGGCGAAACGCTATGACGAAGTATGGTACGCAAACGTGCCAAAAAGCGAACAGTGGATTGAATCAGAAAACGGTTATCCGATTAAAGCTATTTTCTTAGAACCTCATGATACCAATCGTTACGTCATCATTTGTCATGGTGTGACCGAATCAAAGGTTAACTCCTTTCGGTTTGCTCGGATGTTCGAGCATTTAGGATTTAACTCGGTTGTTTATGATCACCGGAGACACGGCGATTCCGGTGGAAAAACAACCAGTTTTGGTCATTTTGAAAAATTGGATTTAAAAGCGGTTGTAAAAGCACTCCAGCTGCACGTTGGCCCCGATTTGTTTTTCGGTATACACGGTGAATCAATGGGCGCTGCGACCACTCTTTTATACGGCGGTATGGAAGATACCGCAGATTTCTATATTTCCGATTGTGCATATTCCGATATATCCGAACAAATTCTTCATGTCATGCGAACAACGACGCCCTTACGCACGACTTTAGCATTAAGACTCGCAAGTCTTTTTATGAAAATGCGTGATGGTTATTCAATCGCTACGGTATCACCACGAGAAACCGTAAAAAACATTAAGAATCCCGTACTTTTTATACACAGCATCAATGATGATTTTGTTTTACCTAAAATGAGTGAAGAACTATTTGCCTTAAAACAAGGCCCAAAAGAATTAAAGCTGTTTTCAGAAGGTGCACATGCACAGTCGTTCAATAAAAACCCAGAAGAATACGAAGAAACCGTCGCTGAATTTTTAATGAAATTCGGACTTTTAACACCTAAGCTGGAGGATATTCTTGTATCGCCTTTAAATACTTTGTCATCACATAAAATATAA